A region from the Cyprinus carpio isolate SPL01 chromosome A8, ASM1834038v1, whole genome shotgun sequence genome encodes:
- the LOC109082310 gene encoding rho-related GTP-binding protein RhoA-B, translating to MAAIRKKLVIVGDGACGKTCLLIVFSKDQFPEVYVPTVFENYVADIEVDSKQVELALWDTAGQEDYDRLRPLSYPDTDVILMCFSIDSPDSLENIPEKWTPEVKHFCPNVPIILVGNKKDLRNDEHTRRELTKMKQEPVKAEEGRDMANRIGAFGYMECSAKTKDGVREVFEMATRAALQARRGKKNNKCSLL from the exons ATGGCAGCAATTCGCAAGAAGCTGGTGATTGTAGGAGATGGAGCGTGCGGTAAAACATGTTTGCTTATCGTGTTCAGTAAAGACCAGTTTCCTGAAGTCTATGTCCCCACGGTGTTTGAGAACTATGTCGCCGACATTGAGGTTGACAGCAAACAG GTGGAACTTGCTCTTTGGGATACCGCAGGACAGGAGGACTACGATAGGCTCCGTCCTCTTTCGTACCCAGACACTGATGTCATTCTTATGTGCTTCTCTATTGATAGTCCTGACAGTTTAG AGAATATTCCAGAAAAATGGACACCTGAGGTGAAACACTTTTGTCCTAACGTTCCCATCATCCTTGTCGGCAACAAAAAGGACCTACGGAATGATGAACACACACGCAGGGAGCTGACCAAGATGAAGCAG GAGCCCGTTAAAGCAGAGGAAGGGAGAGACATGGCCAATCGGATTGGAGCATTTGGTTATATGGAGTGCTCAGCCAAAACAAAAGATGGTGTTCGGGAGGTGTTTGAAATGGCCACTAGAGCGGCGCTGCAGGCACGCAGGGGAAAGAAGAACAACAAATGCAGTTTGCTGTGA
- the LOC109095500 gene encoding semaphorin-3A-like isoform X2 yields MKRMQALFCLISLAALLTDAWRPSQPRLHFQNSELMRSGRLISLSVPAGDLNSLLPDEDGRRLYIGMKDYLLSTNLDDITQTPCKIYWPASPDRIQNCIMAGKNLQTDCANFLRVLELYNQTHLYACGTGAFNPRCAFIPTNLFLRAEEQMLQYEDTESGKGKCPYDPHQRTATAMIDGELYAGISSDFLSHDTAFIRSLGERHVIRTEQYDSTWLQGAEFVHVAAMSESDNEEDDKVYVFFTERAQEAEGAAGKVLYSRIARVCKNDIGGQRSLVHKWSTFQKARVVCSVPGPDGIQTHFDKLQDIFIQRGKEKKNPLIYGLFTTTSNVLNGSAVCVYRMQDIIRAFKGNFLHREGQQYKWTEYTGKVPYPRPGTCPSSTYGGFKSTREYPDDVIFFSRTHPLMQEVVNPLGGHPLLIRVGVPYKLTRLLVDRVEAVDGQYDVLFIGTDSGLVLKVIHLPKANGQNQEITLEQLQVFKNKSPITAMTLSKKKWLFAGSAEGVVQLGLFHCDLYGQACAECCLARDPYCTWDGHSCSPYMLTARRRNIRQVNDDGNPLNQCVRQGAGLQVEAEEKTLVVAVGNSTYLECLPKSHHATVTWFKDVGENSLEQHKVTPGEQLVVIDRGILIPRAELNHGGVYHCQLEEHGFRWTAVTIRLIVWSPTFVSAQPWYQDVMALINHGKLERHCKELSQRHSNKESGNHKHNKQDRKRADRHRHRGGAEKEKGRGRKNRSQMQISAKRLPRSA; encoded by the exons ATGAAGAGGATGCAGGCTCTCTTCTGCTTAATTTCACTGGCAGCACTTCTAACAGATGCATGGAGACCATCACAACCACGACTGCACTTCCAAAACTCAG AGCTGATGCGGAGCGGCAGGCTCATATCTCTCTCTGTGCCCGCTGGAGATCTGAACTCTCTGCTGCCGGATGAAGACGGTCGTCGTCTTTACATTGGTATGAAAGATTATCTGCTGTCCACCAACCTGGATGATATTACTCAAACCCCCTGCAAG ATATACTGGCCTGCAAGTCCTGATCGGATCCAGAACTGTATCATGGCTGGAAAAAACCTGCag ACGGATTGTGCAAACTTCCTGCGTGTGTTAGAGCTGTATAACCAAACACATCTTTACGCCTGTGGGACTGGAGCGTTCAACCCTCGCTGTGCCTTCATCCCCACCAACCTCTTCCTCAGG GCTGAGGAACAAATGCTGCAGTATGAAGACACAGAGTCAGGGAAGGGAAAATGTCCTTACGACCCTCACCAGAGAACAGCTACGGCCATGATAG ATGGAGAGCTGTACGCTGGCATCTCATCTGACTTTCTAAGTCATGATACTGCTTTTATTCGGAGTCTGGGGGAGCGACATGTGATTCGCACTGAACAATACGACTCTACATGGCTGCAAG GTGCTGAATTTGTACATGTTGCAGCGATGTCAGAGAGTGATAATGAGGAGGATGATAAGGTTTACGTGTTCTTCACTGAGCGCGCCCAGGAGGCAGAGGGGGCTGCTGGGAAGGTCCTCTATTCTAGAATCGCCCGCGTCTGCAAG aatGATATTGGTGGTCAGCGTAGTTTGGTTCATAAATGGAGCACCTTTCAGAAAGCTCGTGTTGTTTGCTCAGTACCAGGACCCGACGGCATACAGACACACTTTGACAAACTCC aggatatttttattcagcgtggaaaggaaaaaaagaacccCCTTATCTATGGGCTCTTCACCACTACCAG CAATGTCTTGAATGGATCCGCTGTGTGCGTCTACAGAATGCAAGATATTATTAGAGCTTTTAAAGGAAATTTCCTTCATAGGGAGGGTCAACAGTACAAGTGGACGGAGTATACAGGCAAAGTTCCCTATCCCAGACCAGGCACA TGTCCCAGCAGCACATATGGAGGGTTCAAATCAACAAGGGAATATCCTGACGATGTCATCTTCTTTAGCCGCACACATCCTTTAATGCAGGAAGTGGTAAATCCACTTGGGGGTCATCCTTTGCTCATCAGAGTGGGCGTGCCTTATAAACTGACCCGCCTCCTTGTGGACAGAGTGGAGGCGGTGGATGGACAATATGACGTGCTGTTCATTggcacag ATTCTGGCCTGGTTCTGAAAGTGATTCACCTCCCTAAAGCTAACGGACAGAATCAGGAGATCACTCTGGAACAGCTGCAGGTTTTTAAG AACAAGTCACCAATCACGGCCATGACGCTGTCCAAGAAAAAG TGGCTGTTTGCTGGATCAGCAGAGGGTGTGGTTCAATTGGGTCTGTTCCACTGCGATTTGTACGGCCAAGCCTGCGCTGAATGCTGTCTTGCTAGAGACCCATACTGCACCTGGGATGGCCACTCTTGCAGCCCTTACATGCTGACTGCACGCAG AAGAAACATTCGTCAGGTTAATGATGACGGCAACCCGCTGAACCAGTGTGTCAGACAGGGAG CTGGTCTTCAGGTGGAGGCAGAGGAGAAGACATTAGTTGTTGCCGTGGGTAACAGCACCTACCTGGAGTGCCTACCCAAATCTCACCATGCCACAGTCACCTGGTTTAAAGACGTAGGTGAGAACAGCCTGGAGCAACATAAG GTCACACCTGGGGAGCAGCTGGTTGTCATTGACAGGGGCATCCTCATTCCCCGGGCTGAGCTAAATCACGGCGGTGTTTATCACTGTCAGCTAGAAGAACATGGATTCCGCTGGACAGCCGTTACTATTCGTTTAATTGTGTGGAGCCCCACATTTGTCTCCGCCCAGCCATGGTACCAGGATGTGATGGCATTGATCAACCACGGCAAACTGGAGCGACACTGCAAAGAACTCAGTCAGCGTCACAGCAACAAGGAATCAGGGAATCACAAGCATAACAAACAGGACAGAAAGAGAGCAGACCGGCACAGGCACAGAGGAGGGGCAGAGAAGGAGAAAGGAAGGGGGCGGAAGAACCGGAGCCAAATGCAGATTTCAGCAAAGAGGCTGCCAAGGAGCGCATAG
- the LOC109095500 gene encoding semaphorin-3A-like isoform X1: MKRMQALFCLISLAALLTDAWRPSQPRLHFQNSELMRSGRLISLSVPAGDLNSLLPDEDGRRLYIGMKDYLLSTNLDDITQTPCKIYWPASPDRIQNCIMAGKNLQTDCANFLRVLELYNQTHLYACGTGAFNPRCAFIPTNLFLRAEEQMLQYEDTESGKGKCPYDPHQRTATAMIDGELYAGISSDFLSHDTAFIRSLGERHVIRTEQYDSTWLQGAEFVHVAAMSESDNEEDDKVYVFFTERAQEAEGAAGKVLYSRIARVCKNDIGGQRSLVHKWSTFQKARVVCSVPGPDGIQTHFDKLQDIFIQRGKEKKNPLIYGLFTTTSNVLNGSAVCVYRMQDIIRAFKGNFLHREGQQYKWTEYTGKVPYPRPGTCPSSTYGGFKSTREYPDDVIFFSRTHPLMQEVVNPLGGHPLLIRVGVPYKLTRLLVDRVEAVDGQYDVLFIGTDSGLVLKVIHLPKANGQNQEITLEQLQVFKNKSPITAMTLSKKKQWLFAGSAEGVVQLGLFHCDLYGQACAECCLARDPYCTWDGHSCSPYMLTARRRNIRQVNDDGNPLNQCVRQGAGLQVEAEEKTLVVAVGNSTYLECLPKSHHATVTWFKDVGENSLEQHKVTPGEQLVVIDRGILIPRAELNHGGVYHCQLEEHGFRWTAVTIRLIVWSPTFVSAQPWYQDVMALINHGKLERHCKELSQRHSNKESGNHKHNKQDRKRADRHRHRGGAEKEKGRGRKNRSQMQISAKRLPRSA, translated from the exons ATGAAGAGGATGCAGGCTCTCTTCTGCTTAATTTCACTGGCAGCACTTCTAACAGATGCATGGAGACCATCACAACCACGACTGCACTTCCAAAACTCAG AGCTGATGCGGAGCGGCAGGCTCATATCTCTCTCTGTGCCCGCTGGAGATCTGAACTCTCTGCTGCCGGATGAAGACGGTCGTCGTCTTTACATTGGTATGAAAGATTATCTGCTGTCCACCAACCTGGATGATATTACTCAAACCCCCTGCAAG ATATACTGGCCTGCAAGTCCTGATCGGATCCAGAACTGTATCATGGCTGGAAAAAACCTGCag ACGGATTGTGCAAACTTCCTGCGTGTGTTAGAGCTGTATAACCAAACACATCTTTACGCCTGTGGGACTGGAGCGTTCAACCCTCGCTGTGCCTTCATCCCCACCAACCTCTTCCTCAGG GCTGAGGAACAAATGCTGCAGTATGAAGACACAGAGTCAGGGAAGGGAAAATGTCCTTACGACCCTCACCAGAGAACAGCTACGGCCATGATAG ATGGAGAGCTGTACGCTGGCATCTCATCTGACTTTCTAAGTCATGATACTGCTTTTATTCGGAGTCTGGGGGAGCGACATGTGATTCGCACTGAACAATACGACTCTACATGGCTGCAAG GTGCTGAATTTGTACATGTTGCAGCGATGTCAGAGAGTGATAATGAGGAGGATGATAAGGTTTACGTGTTCTTCACTGAGCGCGCCCAGGAGGCAGAGGGGGCTGCTGGGAAGGTCCTCTATTCTAGAATCGCCCGCGTCTGCAAG aatGATATTGGTGGTCAGCGTAGTTTGGTTCATAAATGGAGCACCTTTCAGAAAGCTCGTGTTGTTTGCTCAGTACCAGGACCCGACGGCATACAGACACACTTTGACAAACTCC aggatatttttattcagcgtggaaaggaaaaaaagaacccCCTTATCTATGGGCTCTTCACCACTACCAG CAATGTCTTGAATGGATCCGCTGTGTGCGTCTACAGAATGCAAGATATTATTAGAGCTTTTAAAGGAAATTTCCTTCATAGGGAGGGTCAACAGTACAAGTGGACGGAGTATACAGGCAAAGTTCCCTATCCCAGACCAGGCACA TGTCCCAGCAGCACATATGGAGGGTTCAAATCAACAAGGGAATATCCTGACGATGTCATCTTCTTTAGCCGCACACATCCTTTAATGCAGGAAGTGGTAAATCCACTTGGGGGTCATCCTTTGCTCATCAGAGTGGGCGTGCCTTATAAACTGACCCGCCTCCTTGTGGACAGAGTGGAGGCGGTGGATGGACAATATGACGTGCTGTTCATTggcacag ATTCTGGCCTGGTTCTGAAAGTGATTCACCTCCCTAAAGCTAACGGACAGAATCAGGAGATCACTCTGGAACAGCTGCAGGTTTTTAAG AACAAGTCACCAATCACGGCCATGACGCTGTCCAAGAAAAAG CAGTGGCTGTTTGCTGGATCAGCAGAGGGTGTGGTTCAATTGGGTCTGTTCCACTGCGATTTGTACGGCCAAGCCTGCGCTGAATGCTGTCTTGCTAGAGACCCATACTGCACCTGGGATGGCCACTCTTGCAGCCCTTACATGCTGACTGCACGCAG AAGAAACATTCGTCAGGTTAATGATGACGGCAACCCGCTGAACCAGTGTGTCAGACAGGGAG CTGGTCTTCAGGTGGAGGCAGAGGAGAAGACATTAGTTGTTGCCGTGGGTAACAGCACCTACCTGGAGTGCCTACCCAAATCTCACCATGCCACAGTCACCTGGTTTAAAGACGTAGGTGAGAACAGCCTGGAGCAACATAAG GTCACACCTGGGGAGCAGCTGGTTGTCATTGACAGGGGCATCCTCATTCCCCGGGCTGAGCTAAATCACGGCGGTGTTTATCACTGTCAGCTAGAAGAACATGGATTCCGCTGGACAGCCGTTACTATTCGTTTAATTGTGTGGAGCCCCACATTTGTCTCCGCCCAGCCATGGTACCAGGATGTGATGGCATTGATCAACCACGGCAAACTGGAGCGACACTGCAAAGAACTCAGTCAGCGTCACAGCAACAAGGAATCAGGGAATCACAAGCATAACAAACAGGACAGAAAGAGAGCAGACCGGCACAGGCACAGAGGAGGGGCAGAGAAGGAGAAAGGAAGGGGGCGGAAGAACCGGAGCCAAATGCAGATTTCAGCAAAGAGGCTGCCAAGGAGCGCATAG
- the LOC109095501 gene encoding BLOC-1-related complex subunit 6-like: protein MSRSSVTGQDAQEASNGVDTSDSPKASDWSGPHGFTTQGLKFRDGADFEPHEGSPAQSETLRHTLHNMDSCRDAHTDHSESTSTESLVQHNQCAHVLTEDGSHKDTHSCETELLHGHSKKELEEWIGDEDERKTSDGEVNNVNKREIKQKKETLISVQPFGLLSTEHPSTRSEPEEWADIDSLDEVQPNASISPDEAPPLVPAPPPNQAPPPLLPNLDDSPCPAHVMAEVRVRSVPERDRVVRGMQDSKSLDEISGACGGGARGGGARGGQVEGRRATISSALELEGTVSHDGDLTHFIAKNLEQKIKMSLRPSLDTDSDCSGPVVRGHGSLRRPADIPPIDPSVLEDLHKHTQDVAQSVELMLRSLNGTIQNMTALSVGYIQTYRDSVDSLGESVDMSIKGMYTLMARCEELDRSMQPIHALAAQIRDIKRTLDALETICK, encoded by the exons ATGAGCCGCTCTTCTGTGACCGGGCAGGATGCGCAAGAAGCAAGCAATGGTGTGGACACATCTGACTCTCCCAAAGCTTCAGATTGGTCAGGTCCTCATGGATTCACCACCCAGGGGTTAAAGTTCAGGGATGGGGCTGATTTCGAGCCTCACGAGGGTTCACCTGCTCAGTCAGAgactctcagacacacacttcACAACATGGACTCATGTAGAGATGCACACACAGATCACTCTGAGTCCACATCTACAGAGTCACTGGTTCAGCACAACCAATGTGCACATGTTCTAACTGAAGACGGCTCACACAAGGACACGCACTCCTGTGAGACTGAACTACTACACGGCCACTCTAAAAAAGAACTGGAAGAATGGATAGGGGATGAGGATGAGAGAAAGACAAGTGATGGAGAGGTGAACAATGTCAACAAGAGAGAGATCAAGCAAAAAAAGGAGACACTTATTTCTGTACAG CCATTTGGTCTGCTCTCAACTGAACACCCTTCCACTCGCTCTGAGCCTGAAGAATGGGCCGATATTGATTCATTGGATGAAGTCCAGCCAAATGCTTCCATTTCTCCTGATGAGGCCCCTCCCCTTGTTCCGGCCCCTCCTCCCAACCAGGCCCCACCCCCTCTGCTGCCAAACCTGGACGATTCTCCGTGCCCGGCTCACGTGATGGCAGAGGTGCGTGTACGGTCAGTACCAGAGCGAGATCGAGTCGTGCGTGGCATGCAGGACAGTAAGAGCCTAGATGAGATCAGTGGGGCATGTGGGGGCGGGGCACGAGGAGGCGGGGCTAGAGGCGGCCAGGTGGAAGGACGCAGAGCTACCATATCCAGTGCCCTCGAATTGGAGGGAACCGTCAGCCATGATGGAGATCTCACGCACTTCATCGCCAAAAATCTTGAACAGAAGATTAAAATGAGCTTGCGGCCAAGTCTGGACACAGATT CGGACTGTTCTGGGCCTGTGGTACGTGGTCATGGCTCTTTGCGTCGGCCGGCTGATATTCCACCCATTGACCCGTCAGTGCTGGAagacctgcacaaacacacacaggatgTGGCTCAGAGTGTAGAACTGATGCTGCGAAGCCTCAATGGAACTATACAGAAT ATGACTGCTTTAAGTGTGGGTTATATCCAGACATACAGAGACTCTGTGGACAGTTTGGGAGAGTCAGTAGACATGAGTATAAAG GGAATGTACACACTCATGGCCCGGTGTGAGGAGCTAGATCGCTCCATGCAACCTATACATGCTCTAGCTGCTCAGATCAGAGACATCAAACGAACCCTTGATGCCCTAGAGACCATCTGCAAGTAA